Genomic segment of Pasteurella multocida subsp. multocida OH4807:
AAATTGTGCTTTTGTCATTAAGGCTTGGGCAATTTCTTGTTGATGTAATCCAGTTGCATTACGTTTTAAAATATCCGTTGCATTGATGTTGTTGCGTTTTGCATTGACGATTGCATCAAACATCGCTTTCGGCATTTCTGTTTTGGATTTTGTTGCTTCAGAAATCGTGTTATGAATGACGTTTGTTGTAATCGCACGCTGATTTAATCCTTGTTTCGGGCTAATTCCTTTATATTTTTTGAATTGCACAAGCCCTTGTAATTCTTTCCCGAGTAAACTAGGCGCACGGATTAAATTCATCATACGATTTTTCATTGATTCTGCTTTTGTTTTAATATCCCCAACGTCTGTCACAACTGAATTAATAGATTCAAATGTATTCTCAATAAACTCAACCATAAAATCGACAAGTTGAGTGAATGGGTTATCTACTAATAAATCAACAAACTCATTAATCTCTGCGATTTGTTCAGCGAACTCATCTGATAGTGCATTAATAGCATTGGCATATTCGGTTAATGCTGAAAAACGTGTGTTTTTAGCAAGTTTTGGTGCATTTTCTTGAATATCATCCGCAAAAGTAATATCAAAACGAGTAACGCGTTGGTGTGGCGACGGATTATTTGTAAGGATTTCGGATAACAACCGTTGTTCAGCTTCTTTAATTGACTCAATCGGCATCGGGGTTTGAGAACCAAATACCAAGCGTGCATCAGCTTTGAATTGCTCAATTTGAGCTTGCGTAACATTCGTAAGTAGGTTAGAGCCTTTGAGTAAACTAAAACCAGCACGTCGATAACCATCTTTATCAGTTTTGTTGAACACAACAACTTGATACAGCGTTTGATTTTGAATTTCAGACATCGCATTTTTTCTCCGTTTAAATCTGTTTTAACTGTGATTTAAAGTGCGGTTAAACACACCGCACTTTCTAAATTACAGATAGTCAGCAACGATAAGCTCTAAACGACCTTTAAACTCGTTATCGACCGAAGCTCCGTCTTCAACACGGAATTCACGCTCTAACAACTTAACTGCTGCTTCTTCTAACTGCGGAGGTACGACTAAATGCGTTGGTTTAATACCTAAGCGACGACCACCATCACCTTTCACCGCACGCATAGCTTTAATTGCTTTCCAAAGGTTTTCCGCAGTTAACTTACATTTCCCTGCGTGGGCCATTTGCCAGAAGCCATAACCCACGTTAGCACGGGCATCTACACCATAGGTATAAACGTCTTTAGTAAAGACTTTTTCCGCACTGTCATCTGTAATTGATGCAGGTGTCGCTGGCTTGCGCTCTTGGAAAATAATTGGTTTAAGCGAGCGAGAGCAGTCAAGTAAATACCAAGAATCATCTTCAGTGGTTGAAGTGCTATCATCAGTGATATTGCTCACAGACTGCGGACTTGTACCATCCACATTTGCACCAACAGGGTGGTCTGTATCAAAGAAATATTGCTTGTCATAACACGCAGTTTTGAAACCTGCTTTTAATGCACCAAACACCAATTCATCAGGTAGTTCACCTGCCGAACGTCCAAGCTCTTCAATAAGAGGGCTATAAACACCAACATTGTCATCTTCAATATCGGTGCGTTTGATTTCTACCGCATTAGCAAAACTTTTATTCTCAATAGAGTAGCCATGTGACTGGATTGCAGTAATCGCACGATCACCCACCCATTCTTTAAGCCCTGGCATTTGACCGAGCCACGCATAGGTATTGCTTGCCGTAGTCGATTTAACGACTGTAGCAATCTTGCTGTATTGACTTGGCGCTTTTGCTAAACCGTCTTTAAAGTTTTTACCAAAGCCCACAAAAAGCGCTTTGACGAGTTCTGGGGTTACATTTGCCATTATTTAGTCTCCAATTCTTTTGCGTAATCTGCTTCAGAAATACCAAGCAATTTCGCAGCCTCTTTATCTGCAGCAGATAACACTGCTACGCCTGATTCTTGTTTTTCAACATTTGTGGTTTGGGTTTGTTGTGCTGAAAGCACCGCAATTTGTGGGCGTTGCGACAGCATTGCGGAAAGTGCGGCAACACCTTGCTGTTTGCCAAAGCCTTTCAAGTAATCCACTTCCGCTTCTAGCGCACGCCCTTCGTTACGTGCTTTTTCGATAACTTGGTCCACTTCCGTTTCATTGGTTTTTGCAGAAAGCACAGCTAACTGTTGCACTGTTGCATCGTAAGTGGCTTTCGGCACATACTTGCTTAAATCAACATCTGTACTTTTCGCACTTAAGGTTGCCACCTGCTCATCAGCAGTTTTATCTGATTGCAATTTTTCGAGTGTAGATAACGCAGATTGCAGTTGTTCATCAGAAACTTCTGAATTTTCTGCGACATCTACACCGAGTTTTGCTAACAGTTTTCGCAAAATTTCAGGCATTTGATAGTCCTCTTGTTGTTGAATAGATGCCGAAAGCACCGCTAATCGTTGCATTCCCGTTACACCTGGGTCATTCGTTAGTGCTAAGTACACTGAATAAGCAAGGATAATTGCCATAAGTAGCGCACCAAAAAATTGAATAAAAGCAGTGGTTGAAAGGCGACCGTTGTCGTTAGTGATAAGTTCTTTTAATTTCATTATTCATCCTAAAAAATGTTCATAATTAATCACTTGCTCACTATCGAGCCATTCCCAAACATCAAAGCAAGGGCAGTCTTTAAGCCACTCATTAGGACTTATTGAACCATCACCATTAAGATCAGGTGATAAATCTCGGTGGCCATAGATTTAGGTACTCCGCCAGTCATCCATTTATTTGCTGCTGCACGGGTGTTATCAATAGTCACGTGGCGTGGAATACCGTATTTGTAAATCACATCCATTAGTGAGTAGCGGATGCTGTCTGTGTTTTCACTGACATCACAGCGATAACCTAGAATTTTGCGAGTGCGAATATCTTGCCAGAACCACGTTTTCGGGCGGACAATTTCGCCGTTTTTCCATTTCACAAATACGTTATGTAGATAGCCGTCACCGTTAATCCATTCCATTGCTTGAATATCAGCAACAGAACGCTGTAATGCAGGCACTAGTTTGGTAAGTGCGTTTTCGCCATAACGTTTTAATACAATGACTTCATAAGGCACTTCGTTTTCCACTTTGCGTTGAACGGTTTGACGGCTTGGAATAGTCCAACCCATTTCTTTAGCAGCACGAGTTAAACGTTCATAACAAGCAGCAATTGTTGGGCGTTCAAGGCGTAAATAATCCGCAAGGAAGTAATCCCACGCTTCAATATCAAAATCCGCTTTTTCTTTTGCTGTTTTGCCCGTTCGTTTAAGCAACACCGCAAGCCAGTCGGATTGTTCAAAATCACGCACTTTGTAGTACCAATTTTTTAACGAGCCCACAGAGATGTCTTGTGCTTTCGCCACAAGCTCCAACGCCTCCATCAGTGGTGTTTTTGAATCAACAAAATTTTGCACCGCAACAACAGCGAGATATTTTTTCTTGGCTTTGCTTTTTTGAACGTTGTTTGCTTTGTCGAACGGTTGCCAAATTGCAGCAGATAAATAACGTTCTGCGGTGGTTTGTTCTTGAGTAGGTAGCTCTTCAGATGAAAGTGATTTGGCAAAACGGAATTTAATCTCGTCTTGAACGTTTTTTGGTAAAGATGAAAGTGCATATTCCAAGCCACCACCTTTAACCCCTTTCTTAGGTTGTGAAACCCAGTTTTGCTGCTTTGCTAATCGATTAATATTGCTTGGGTGAATGGATAATCCACCAATTCCAGCAAGCTCTTTCGCACTAAACCATAGTTTCATTTGAACCATCCTTAGTCTTGATAACGACTTGGCCAGATTTCACGTGGATGTTTACCAAGTGCCTCTGCAATAATCTGTTCACCGCGTGGATAGCGTTTATCAAAGGCATTTCGTAGAGTAGTTTTTGCCAATCCGTTTTTAATCCCTAATTGAGCCAATGAAATCCCTTTCTTAATCAATTCAGCGCGAATATCTGCACGATGCATATCATTATTTCTTTTCTTTTCTGTCATTTTGTGCAATCCTTAAAGATTAGTTAATCGACTACGCTAAGATGTACTTAATCATCTATGATTTGAAATATATTATGAAATCCTTTTTAAATCAATAGATGATTTGATAAAAATTTACAGAATCTTTGATTTTATTTTGTAACTTATTGATTTATTTAAACTTAATCATATAAATTTTTTTAAATCATTTTTGATTAAGAAGGGAAATTTATGAAATCATCAAAAGAGTGGTATAGTGCCAAAGAACTTGAAGGATTAGATGGTTTACCTTCACACGCTACCAACATTACAAGAAAGGCTAAAAATCAAGGTTGGATATCTAGAGATGCTAAAGGAGTTAAAGGCGGTGGTTTGGAATACCATATTTCAAGTCTGCCCCCAGAAACACTAGCTGCGTTAGGTATTAACCATATAAATTCAACAACCAATAAACAAGCAATCTTTGAAAACACAGCTGAATACACGACAGATGATGGGTTTGAGTTCATTGAAGATTGCAGAAACGTCTTAATATCAGCTGGATATGGCGCAGAAAATACAGGCTACATACCAAGAAGAATGACTAAGATAGAGCGCTCTTGGTTAATCCAGCGCGGTTTAAAAGCAGAAAATTGTGCTCTTTTCTTGATTAGTGGTGAAAGTATGAAACCAACACTTAATGATGGTGAAGAGGTTGTTGTTGATAGATCTAAGACGATACTTAAAGAAGGCAAGATCTTTATATTCAATCATAGTGGATATATTTTAGCTAAAAAAGTTCAAGTAACATATGATGGCATTGCATTAATTAGCGATAACCCAACATATACACCAATTGTGCTGTCTAGAGATGAAGCAAACAAACTTTTAGTTATCGGACAAGTTGTTCGCAGTTATCGTGACTTTTAGAATTTAAACAGGCTTTAAACACATTTAAATGAACTGCCCAATTTCTTAATTTTGGCGGTTCATTTTCTGCTTTTACCTTCATTTTTTCGCAATTCACCACTTTCTGATTTCAAGCCAATAAAAAAAGGGACTTGCTAGTCCCATCATTTTTATTGTTCCGATATTTCCCGAATACGGTTTAGAATTTCTTGCTTACGATATTCCAACCGCCCAAGCTCTTTATATAGTAAATCGAGATTGCTATCGCAAGCGGTTAGACTTGCATAAAGCTTAAATGAGCCTGACACGCCATTATGTCCATTAATTGCTTTTAATTCCTTGATATAACGGTGCATAGCCGTCTTTGATGTTTTATAGCCTTGTTCTTTAAACCAATCAGCCAACCGTTTCGCATCACCATAATTTGCTTCTATGATACGCTGATTCAATTCATAGATCGCCTCTTCAGGCACATCAGATAAAAATGAAACTCGTCCCATTTTATTCTCCTTATGCTGTTTCATTAATTCCATTTTATCCCGTTATTGTTCCGAATACAAGACCCGTTTAATTTCGTAAATTACAACAAAATTCCTATTTATTTTTATTTCTTAATTCTGGTGATTCATAGCACTCGCTTTAAGGCAATAGAACGTTCTTCTACCAGTTTTTTCGCTTTTTTCAACTCATTAATTTCTTGTAATAATTCTTGTTCTCGACAACTATTCAAGTACTCTCGCTGTATTGGTGTAATATAGGCTTTGAATTTTCCTTCTTCTAAACGTGCCATGTCTTGTAAACGACAACCACGTAACCGTAACCACTCTGCCTGTTTTTGTGTACGTAGCCAAACGGTGGTTTCTGCTTGTAACATTTCAAGCAAAAATAAATCGGCAATATCTTCTTTTAACCAATCTGATAACAATCGCCATTGACGTAAAATGCTCTCATGAGCAAATTCAACCGTAATACCTTGTTCATTATGATGCCGTCCCTTCTTATCTAAAAACTGTACATTATAGTCTTTTGTTAATAAGCGACTTTCCACTAAACTATCAATAAGTGGACGAACATCCTCAGGAAAATCAACATAATGAGCAACTTTACGGTATGGCTGGTGTGTTTTAACATCAATGCTAGCTAAATATGGAATAAAGGCACGACGTAATAACGCTAGGCGTCCTTTATTTGATTTAGGCAAGCGAGGATCTTGTTGTGCATTAGTTAATGCCTCGTCAATCGCAATCGAAACAGCACCTTGTAATCCACCTAAACCTGAATGTTGCTGTGTATTTTCATCTTGGAAAATTAAATATTCTTTTAATTCTAATTTTCCATTATTACCATAATCTAAATATAAACGTTCTAAAGTAAAGGCAAGCAATGGTAACGCATCCTTTCCACCATCTTGTTCCAAGTCTTTTAATAAGCGATCAGTTAATTGAGGATCAATCCAAAGTGGCTTTTGCGTTTTTTCTAATAACTTTGCAGGTCCCTCTATAATTTGTTGATAAGCGCCTCTCGCAATAGGCGGTAAAGAGAAAGGAAACTGGTTAATACCTTCAAGCTTTTCTGCAATTTGTAATGAAGAATAGGCATCAGTACGAATAGTCGATAACACCATGACATCAAGTTCATGACAAGTGATAAGCTCAGCTAACAATTCTAAAAACAAGTTAGTTTCTGCATTATAAGAAGTGAAAAGCTCCTCAGCTTGGTCAATTGTGATCACAAGTGTAGGCAGATGTGACGCTTGTTGAAACTCTAGTCCTGTTCGAGTTTGTTTCACCGCAGAAACAAGTAACGCTTTTAGCTCTTTATACCCCTCTTTTTTCATTACCATTGCTGAAATAGCTTGTCTTGTAGATTGCATTTTTAAGCTATTACAAAAAAGCATCAATGCTTCAATCAAGCCTTTTTCACCGTTTAATACGGATTGATTCGGGCGTATCAAAGGCAAAACGATAAAATCTTGTTGTAAACGGGCCAAACGAGGCAATATCCCTGCACGTAAGAAAGAAGACTTACCTGAACCAGATGCGCCTTGTATAGCAATGAAGCGAATATTGGTGGTATCACGTAGACGCTGTAATTCCGACATTAACGCTTTAATTGCTCCATCTCGTCCAAATAACAGACCCGCATCTTCAAATTCAAGCGGTTTCAGTCCTTTATAAGGACTCGGTGGATCACTATATTGTGATAAAGGTGGCCATTGGAAAAAATCAGAATGGAGACCTGCATAAGTGAGACCTCGCTTTAAACTATTTAATCCTATTTGACTAAACGATACCATACAGGATTGTCCTGAAGGTAATAATATGGGAATACTGACTTTAGGATGACCGATTTCTAAATTACCAATATTCCATTTATCTAAAATAGCATAAGGGATACAGTATTGAGTTGGTGACTTGATAATTAAAGGAAAAATCGGCTTGTTTAGTACCTCTGCCATTTGGTATTCAAATAAACAATGTGATGAACTTAGCCAACTATCGGAAATAAGTAAGATCATGCCTTCACATTCATTGATAGAATTATTTAGTTTTTTTCGCCACTTTTCTCCAACTTGAATACCATTATTGGGATCTAGATCAAGAAACAGCGACCAGCCCAATTCACTCAACCAATTATATAAAGCAATCGCTTCAGCATTATCTACACTCGAATGGCTAATAAATAATTGAGTCATGATTAAATTTCCTTATATAAATATATCCTATTAAGTCACATAAATAATCACTACATATCGGAACTGTAGTAAAACACGAAACAAGACTATTTATTCAGTTAACTTCACTAAGTGATAATGTTGACGAACCATTGGTTGTGCTAAAATAAAGGGAATTAAGCGGATCATGCTTTCATCTTTGTGTTTTTCTTGTTCTGGAAGCCTATCAAATGGTGTGAGACTGCTATTTAACTGGCGTTTTTCATCATTTTTTTCGGCATATAACCACCCATCTGTCAAACGTTCTTGATAAAAACGTTGATGTTCCAATTTCAATAACTGCACTAAATATTGCTGAATTGCACAATTCAGTTCAGCTATCAACAATTCATCGAAGCGACTCTCTTTCTGATAAACTAGCTCAAAACCCAATTCTCTTAATTTAATAAAGAGATGATCCGCTGCACAGCGGCTAGAATGACGAAATCCCTCAGCTAAAGACTCACGCCAATGCCTATTTGCGGATTCAATATTTTCCAAAAAAGCATGTGCAAATTTAGGGCCAAACTCCACCGACTTAATTGAAGGAAACTGTCGACTATGGATTGTTTGATAAGCCGTATGAATACTTAGTGACAAGACATCATGAGAGCGTTCATAAGGGTAATTTATGTTACTTTGAATAATCGAAAAATAATAAATATCCTGATTCTCTATACTATTTTTCTGAATTGCATCATTCAATTTTTCAATATCATTGAGTGCTTTTCCCGCAAAACAAGCAGTCAAACTTGATTTTACCTGAAGTGCAGTCAACCCTTGACTGACTTTATACAGCGTTTCAAAAACAACATAATCATTTTCATCCACAATATAAATGTGATTAAAATGCCCATACTGCATCATCACATCAGCCAATAATGCGGGGGAAATATGTGTTTCTCGACAAGAATAATATCTAACATATACAGGTAAAACCCCTCCCCCATAAATATGCTTATTTTGATTTTCTTTTAATAAAACAGGATTTTCTTGTAAAAATTGCTCATATTGTTCGGCAGATTGACTAAAAATACTTAAATGAATCTCACTTATATTCAAATACACGCAATTACGCATAATGTTTAATACTAATTGAGGTGTTAAACGCCCATAACCCACAATACCAATATGCAATACACCATTTGATAGTAATGAACTATAAGGAAGGGGTGGACGTAATTGCAAAAGTAACCGTGCGGCACTATGAATTGCATTCCCCCAAATAATTTCACCATGTTGAGAGCGATATTGTTGGAAAAGTCGCTCTTGACTGGCAATACGTAACATCAATTGGTTGGTCATATTAATTAAGAGCCGCGGTTTTCTATCGCGTCGACTGAAAAATGGGATAATCGATTTTGCTAATGCAATATTCATTTCGTCGCGTTGAGCAACAAGATAAATCACATCTGCTGATTTTAAATTTAAACTTTTTAAATCACTAAAAGCGATCTCAGGAAAATGTAATAATCGATAATTTTGATTTGGTAATTCATCGTAGTAAGGAATGCCCTCTAAAGAAATATCAACAAATAACTTTTTTCCAGGATAATTTATAAAAATACTTGAAATAACGGCTGATCGTGTTGTACCAATCATAACCATACGAGCAGGGCATAATTTAAGCGTTAAAAAAGTGAGTTTTTGCCCAATAATTTGTAGAAATAATTTAATTACAGCAACAATAGTAAATAATGGTAAAGCAAAACGTGCTAATTCCACTTGCCAATTTGGAACATGAATATCCCCATTAATGACAATCAGCTTAATGCTGCTATATACTGCATCAGTAAAAGAAAGATGATATTCATGATACCCCCATACCCCAACACAAAAGAATATACTCAAAAGAAAGTAGAGTGCATAACCCTTATTTTGCGTTCTACGTTTTAATTGATTCATCATATCTGATTTATATTAGAAAAAGTAACAAGTTATTGAAAAATTAGAAAGGGATTTGAAATACCCACAAAAAAATCAGGGTCGCGATTATAATCAAAAATAAGAATGAAAGACAAACAATTTATAATAAATTTAATTTATTTAATTTAATAAAAAAATGATTATATTTCATGAAATATAATCATTTTTATAGCGAAAACTTAATCTAAATGCTCGAGCGCATATTGATACAAAAAGTTCTTTTTATAATGATAAATTTCGGCCACTATTGATGCTGCTTTTTTTAGTGGTAATTCTTGGCTAATTAATTTCAATGCTTTAATTGCCTGAGGATCAATTTCATCTGCTTGTGTTAGAACTTGTCCTTCAATAATTAATACCATCTCACCTTTTGTTCTATTAGCCTCTTGCTGTAGCCATTGATGTAAATTTGTCACCGTATCGCCAATAATTGTTTCCCAAGTTTTTGTCATTTCTCGGGCTAACACAACATAGCGCTCCGCTCCAAAGATTTTTTCTATATCGCTTAACGTATCTAAAATGCGGTGGGTAGATTCATAAAAGATTAATGTGCGCGTTTCTTGAGCAAGATCTTGTAATTTGTCACATCTTGCTTTGCTTTTCGCAGGTAAAAAACCTTCAAAACAAAAGCGGTCTGATGCGATCCCCGAAGCACAAAGTGCCGTAATCGCTGCACAAGCGCCTGGTAAAGGAACGACCTGGATACCAGCTTGACGACATTGACGAACGAGATGAAAACCAGGATCACTAATTAATGGTGTTCCTGCATCAGAAATGAGTGCAATCGTTGTACCTTGCTGTAATTTTTCGACTAAAAGTCGCGCTTTTTGTTGTTCGTTATGATCATGTAAGGCAAAGAAAGGTTTTTTAATGCCATAGTGGCTCAGCAACAATCCACTGCGTCGAGTGTCTTCTGCTGCTACCAAATCAACTTGCGAGAGAATCGTTAAAGCACGCTGTGTAATATCTTGTAAATTCCCTATTGGCGTGGCGACAATATATAAAATTCCTGTTAAATTATTCATTTGAGACTTCTTTTATTTGCTTTTAATCAGTGAGATAAGTAAGATCGTTTCATTGTTGTTAACAAACGGAGTAATCATGACTATTCTATTACAACACATTAATTTAAAAAATCGATTAATGCCTTTTTTCTTCACTCTTTTCCTCGCAAGTTGTACGACATTATTTGATAGCGGCTCAACAAACATGCTAAAAAGTGATGCCAATGCCAGCTCTGACTTCTACATGAATAAAGTTTATCAAATGCAAAATCCACAAGAGCAACAGACTTATAAACTCTTAGCTGCTCGCGTCTTGATTACGGAAAATAAATTGCCACAAGCACAAGCATTACTCGCTGAGTTAAAGGATTTAACTGATGAGCAATTAATTGACAAATCTATTCTTGATGCACAAATTTCTGCAGTAAAACAACAAAATACCCTGGCAGAGAATCAATTGAATTTGATCAATCTTGCACAATTAAGTGCCGCTCAAACAGCTCGCTATTATGATATTGCTGCTCGAATTGCTGAGAATCGCTATGATGTAATAGAAGCAGTGAAAGCAAGAATCAAAATGGATCATTATTTATCCGATATCCCACGAAAACAGGCTAATATTGACCGCACTTGGACCTTATTGCGCAACGCAAACAGAGGAATCATCAACAACACCTCTGCAGCAGGCGATG
This window contains:
- a CDS encoding ribosomal RNA small subunit methyltransferase I (COG0313 Predicted methyltransferases) encodes the protein MNNLTGILYIVATPIGNLQDITQRALTILSQVDLVAAEDTRRSGLLLSHYGIKKPFFALHDHNEQQKARLLVEKLQQGTTIALISDAGTPLISDPGFHLVRQCRQAGIQVVPLPGACAAITALCASGIASDRFCFEGFLPAKSKARCDKLQDLAQETRTLIFYESTHRILDTLSDIEKIFGAERYVVLAREMTKTWETIIGDTVTNLHQWLQQEANRTKGEMVLIIEGQVLTQADEIDPQAIKALKLISQELPLKKAASIVAEIYHYKKNFLYQYALEHLD
- a CDS encoding I protein (COG4388 Mu-like prophage I protein); amino-acid sequence: MKLKELITNDNGRLSTTAFIQFFGALLMAIILAYSVYLALTNDPGVTGMQRLAVLSASIQQQEDYQMPEILRKLLAKLGVDVAENSEVSDEQLQSALSTLEKLQSDKTADEQVATLSAKSTDVDLSKYVPKATYDATVQQLAVLSAKTNETEVDQVIEKARNEGRALEAEVDYLKGFGKQQGVAALSAMLSQRPQIAVLSAQQTQTTNVEKQESGVAVLSAADKEAAKLLGISEADYAKELETK
- a CDS encoding hypothetical protein (COG1674 DNA segregation ATPase FtsK/SpoIIIE and related proteins), which translates into the protein MTQLFISHSSVDNAEAIALYNWLSELGWSLFLDLDPNNGIQVGEKWRKKLNNSINECEGMILLISDSWLSSSHCLFEYQMAEVLNKPIFPLIIKSPTQYCIPYAILDKWNIGNLEIGHPKVSIPILLPSGQSCMVSFSQIGLNSLKRGLTYAGLHSDFFQWPPLSQYSDPPSPYKGLKPLEFEDAGLLFGRDGAIKALMSELQRLRDTTNIRFIAIQGASGSGKSSFLRAGILPRLARLQQDFIVLPLIRPNQSVLNGEKGLIEALMLFCNSLKMQSTRQAISAMVMKKEGYKELKALLVSAVKQTRTGLEFQQASHLPTLVITIDQAEELFTSYNAETNLFLELLAELITCHELDVMVLSTIRTDAYSSLQIAEKLEGINQFPFSLPPIARGAYQQIIEGPAKLLEKTQKPLWIDPQLTDRLLKDLEQDGGKDALPLLAFTLERLYLDYGNNGKLELKEYLIFQDENTQQHSGLGGLQGAVSIAIDEALTNAQQDPRLPKSNKGRLALLRRAFIPYLASIDVKTHQPYRKVAHYVDFPEDVRPLIDSLVESRLLTKDYNVQFLDKKGRHHNEQGITVEFAHESILRQWRLLSDWLKEDIADLFLLEMLQAETTVWLRTQKQAEWLRLRGCRLQDMARLEEGKFKAYITPIQREYLNSCREQELLQEINELKKAKKLVEERSIALKRVL
- a CDS encoding DNA-binding transcriptional regulator Nlp (COG3423 Predicted transcriptional regulator); the encoded protein is MTEKKRNNDMHRADIRAELIKKGISLAQLGIKNGLAKTTLRNAFDKRYPRGEQIIAEALGKHPREIWPSRYQD
- a CDS encoding bacteriophage Mu transposase (COG2801 Transposase and inactivated derivatives) yields the protein MKLWFSAKELAGIGGLSIHPSNINRLAKQQNWVSQPKKGVKGGGLEYALSSLPKNVQDEIKFRFAKSLSSEELPTQEQTTAERYLSAAIWQPFDKANNVQKSKAKKKYLAVVAVQNFVDSKTPLMEALELVAKAQDISVGSLKNWYYKVRDFEQSDWLAVLLKRTGKTAKEKADFDIEAWDYFLADYLRLERPTIAACYERLTRAAKEMGWTIPSRQTVQRKVENEVPYEVIVLKRYGENALTKLVPALQRSVADIQAMEWINGDGYLHNVFVKWKNGEIVRPKTWFWQDIRTRKILGYRCDVSENTDSIRYSLMDVIYKYGIPRHVTIDNTRAAANKWMTGGVPKSMATEIYHLILMVMVQ
- a CDS encoding hypothetical protein (COG4397 Mu-like prophage major head subunit gpT), with protein sequence MANVTPELVKALFVGFGKNFKDGLAKAPSQYSKIATVVKSTTASNTYAWLGQMPGLKEWVGDRAITAIQSHGYSIENKSFANAVEIKRTDIEDDNVGVYSPLIEELGRSAGELPDELVFGALKAGFKTACYDKQYFFDTDHPVGANVDGTSPQSVSNITDDSTSTTEDDSWYLLDCSRSLKPIIFQERKPATPASITDDSAEKVFTKDVYTYGVDARANVGYGFWQMAHAGKCKLTAENLWKAIKAMRAVKGDGGRRLGIKPTHLVVPPQLEEAAVKLLEREFRVEDGASVDNEFKGRLELIVADYL
- a CDS encoding 64 kDa virion protein; the protein is MSEIQNQTLYQVVVFNKTDKDGYRRAGFSLLKGSNLLTNVTQAQIEQFKADARLVFGSQTPMPIESIKEAEQRLLSEILTNNPSPHQRVTRFDITFADDIQENAPKLAKNTRFSALTEYANAINALSDEFAEQIAEINEFVDLLVDNPFTQLVDFMVEFIENTFESINSVVTDVGDIKTKAESMKNRMMNLIRAPSLLGKELQGLVQFKKYKGISPKQGLNQRAITTNVIHNTISEATKSKTEMPKAMFDAIVNAKRNNINATDILKRNATGLHQQEIAQALMTKAQFSCARLIISTLAVEYAKSVTEALTDSLSSEVQTIESKADIKALIGEIDSQLEQAILDNADAENWRSYQALEQFRLAVISDLRTRGEQLANIKSVHLSPSLRA
- a CDS encoding phage repressor (COG2932 Predicted transcriptional regulator), yielding MKSSKEWYSAKELEGLDGLPSHATNITRKAKNQGWISRDAKGVKGGGLEYHISSLPPETLAALGINHINSTTNKQAIFENTAEYTTDDGFEFIEDCRNVLISAGYGAENTGYIPRRMTKIERSWLIQRGLKAENCALFLISGESMKPTLNDGEEVVVDRSKTILKEGKIFIFNHSGYILAKKVQVTYDGIALISDNPTYTPIVLSRDEANKLLVIGQVVRSYRDF